From the Roseateles sp. XES5 genome, one window contains:
- a CDS encoding EAL domain-containing protein → MLRILSCIVVEHDLRLVLLAALICFLSCYVAVTLAQRARVAEGTARKLWLGAAGTSSGFGIWATHFIAMLAYDPGVIMGYDMKLTLLSLGVAIVVTTVGLAVATYLPGRSTVVAGGLLFGAGVTAMHYIGMSAVELPGTLRWDIAYVTASLVFSGVFGVAAFLVCMRPQSAGRERALATVLMALGVVSLHFTAMAAVTVEAGLMPVSDDTLISTSLMVPLIAVVAFSLLFTGLTAAVFARQAELAASESTRQFAMLVQGVKDYAIYMLDPDGRVANWNEGAERHKGYKAHEIVGQHFSEFYSAEDRLAGLPERALRIARSEGKYENEGWRYRKDGSRFWANVVLDPIHDAGGLLVGYAKITKDITVEKANADRLAAVTKNLDLALENMSQGLCLFDKDERLLIANRRYSEIYGFPEGSIQPGMTLREIVDAGVAAIYADPGVWQSKARDVYARRRAAIQADDGGATVEKLPNGVSVQLRYRTLPDGAWVATYEDVSERLRSEEQISFLARHDSLTGLPNRASFNDRLDGELVSARRSGGKVAAIGIDLDKFKEINDTRGHAAGDEVLTTLARRMQACLEADETVARFGGDEFAAAKRFEDMSDLTDFLQRLETCLNEEIRIDGYDIKPGASLGVAIYPQDADNIEALLNNADLAMYRAKEALTQTVCFYEVSMDEAARSRRLIANDLWQAVERKELQLHYQVQKAVHSGETVGYEVLLRWHHPVRGTIPPGEFIPIAEECGAILPIGEWVLREACREAATWDNDHKIAVNLSPVQLGNADVADLVHGVLVETGLSPHRLELEITESTIIGDKERALHTLRRIKAFGATIAIDDFGTGYSSLETLRAFPFDKIKLDRSFMNEVEASPEAKAIIRAILALGQTLRVPVLAEGVETRSQLDILLDEGCDEAQGYFLGRPVPIERIRVDEEKDEAA, encoded by the coding sequence ATGCTCCGTATCCTCTCCTGCATCGTCGTCGAGCATGATCTTCGCCTCGTCCTGCTCGCGGCGCTCATCTGCTTCCTGTCCTGCTATGTGGCGGTGACGCTGGCGCAGAGGGCGCGGGTGGCGGAGGGAACGGCGCGCAAGCTCTGGCTCGGCGCGGCCGGCACGTCGAGCGGCTTCGGCATCTGGGCGACGCATTTCATCGCCATGCTGGCCTACGATCCCGGCGTCATCATGGGCTACGACATGAAGCTGACGCTACTCTCGCTCGGCGTCGCCATCGTCGTCACGACGGTCGGCCTGGCGGTGGCGACCTATCTTCCGGGGCGCAGCACCGTTGTGGCCGGCGGCCTCCTGTTCGGCGCGGGCGTCACCGCCATGCATTATATCGGCATGTCCGCCGTGGAACTGCCGGGCACCCTGCGCTGGGACATCGCCTACGTCACCGCCTCGCTCGTCTTTTCGGGCGTGTTCGGCGTGGCGGCCTTCCTCGTCTGCATGCGCCCGCAATCGGCCGGGCGCGAGCGCGCGCTTGCCACCGTCCTGATGGCGCTCGGCGTCGTGTCGCTGCATTTCACCGCCATGGCCGCCGTCACGGTCGAAGCCGGCCTGATGCCCGTCAGCGACGACACGCTGATCTCGACGAGCCTGATGGTGCCGCTGATCGCCGTCGTCGCCTTCTCGCTGCTCTTCACGGGTCTCACGGCCGCCGTCTTCGCCCGCCAGGCGGAGCTTGCCGCCAGCGAAAGCACGCGTCAGTTCGCCATGCTCGTTCAGGGCGTCAAGGACTACGCCATCTATATGCTGGATCCGGACGGCCGCGTCGCCAACTGGAACGAGGGCGCCGAGCGGCACAAGGGCTACAAGGCGCACGAAATCGTCGGCCAGCATTTTTCCGAATTCTACAGCGCGGAAGACCGGCTTGCCGGCCTGCCGGAGCGCGCCCTGCGCATTGCCCGTTCGGAAGGAAAGTATGAGAACGAGGGCTGGCGCTATCGCAAGGATGGCTCGCGCTTCTGGGCGAATGTCGTGCTGGACCCGATCCACGATGCCGGCGGCCTGCTTGTCGGCTACGCCAAGATCACCAAGGACATCACCGTGGAAAAGGCCAATGCCGACCGACTGGCCGCGGTGACGAAGAACCTCGACCTGGCGCTCGAAAACATGTCGCAGGGCCTCTGCCTCTTCGACAAGGACGAGCGCCTGCTGATCGCCAACCGTCGCTACAGCGAAATCTACGGCTTCCCGGAAGGCAGCATCCAGCCGGGCATGACGCTGCGCGAGATCGTCGATGCGGGCGTCGCCGCCATCTATGCCGACCCCGGTGTCTGGCAGTCCAAGGCGCGTGACGTCTATGCGCGTCGCCGCGCGGCGATCCAGGCCGACGACGGCGGGGCGACCGTCGAAAAGCTGCCCAACGGCGTCTCGGTGCAGCTGCGCTACCGCACGCTGCCGGATGGCGCCTGGGTCGCGACCTATGAGGACGTTTCCGAGCGCCTGCGCTCGGAGGAGCAGATCTCGTTCCTCGCCCGCCACGACAGCCTCACCGGCCTGCCGAACCGCGCCAGCTTCAACGACCGGCTCGATGGCGAACTCGTTTCCGCCCGCCGCTCGGGCGGCAAGGTGGCGGCCATCGGCATCGACCTCGACAAGTTCAAGGAAATCAACGACACGCGTGGCCATGCGGCGGGCGACGAGGTGCTGACGACGCTCGCGCGGCGCATGCAGGCCTGCCTGGAGGCCGACGAGACGGTCGCCCGTTTCGGCGGCGACGAATTCGCCGCCGCCAAGCGCTTCGAAGACATGTCGGATCTCACCGACTTCCTCCAGCGCCTCGAAACCTGCCTGAACGAAGAGATCCGCATCGACGGTTACGACATCAAGCCGGGCGCAAGCCTCGGTGTCGCGATCTATCCGCAGGATGCCGACAATATCGAAGCGCTGCTCAACAATGCCGACCTTGCCATGTACCGCGCCAAGGAAGCGCTGACCCAGACGGTCTGCTTCTACGAGGTTTCCATGGACGAGGCCGCGCGCAGCCGCCGCCTCATCGCCAACGACCTCTGGCAGGCGGTGGAGCGCAAGGAACTGCAACTGCACTATCAGGTGCAGAAGGCGGTCCATTCCGGCGAGACGGTCGGCTATGAGGTGCTGCTGCGCTGGCATCATCCGGTGCGCGGCACCATCCCGCCGGGCGAATTCATTCCGATCGCCGAAGAATGCGGCGCGATCCTGCCGATCGGCGAATGGGTGCTGCGCGAAGCCTGCCGCGAGGCCGCGACCTGGGACAACGATCACAAGATCGCCGTCAACCTGTCGCCGGTCCAGCTCGGCAATGCCGATGTCGCGGACCTCGTGCACGGCGTCCTCGTCGAAACCGGCCTCAGCCCGCATCGCCTAGAACTGGAAATCACCGAATCGACCATCATCGGCGACAAGGAACGCGCGCTGCACACGCTACGCCGCATCAAGGCCTTCGGCGCCACCATCGCCATCGACGATTTCGGCACCGGCTATTCCTCCCTGGAAACCCTGCGCGCCTTCCCCTTCGACAAGATCAAGCTCGACCGCAGCTTCATGAACGAGGTGGAGGCAAGCCCCGAGGCGAAGGCCATCATCCGCGCCATTCTTGCCCTCGGCCAGACGCTGCGTGTGCCGGTGCTCGCCGAAGGCGTCGAGACGCGCAGCCAGCTCGATATC
- a CDS encoding NAD(P)/FAD-dependent oxidoreductase, translated as MTGRLVVAGGGQAAFALVAKLRALKDTRPITIVAAEASHPYQRPPLSKKYLLGEADLSRLMFRPETWYPDNDVDIRLSTEVTAIDRAARTVTLSDGSTLDYEFLALATGATPRRLPAEIGGDLDGVFTVRDYRDADRLGLEMQEGRRALVVGGGYIGLEAAAVARGRGLHVTVIEMADRILARVASPATATILKAIHTARGVDVRERTGLVRLLGENGRVTGAELTDGFVLPVDIVIAGIGVAANDRLARDAGLEVANGIVVDAHARTSDPAIFAMGDCAVLPFEGGRVRLESVQNAVDQAEAAAAVIAGGDAPYEPKPWFWSDQYDVKLQIAGFCMGFDDTFVRAGQREGAVSVWYFRQGRLIAVDAVNDAKAYVVGKKLIEMGRTPDRAALENPETDLKALTL; from the coding sequence GTGACGGGAAGACTGGTTGTTGCGGGCGGCGGTCAGGCCGCCTTCGCCCTCGTTGCCAAGCTGCGTGCGCTGAAGGACACGCGGCCGATCACCATCGTCGCCGCGGAGGCGAGCCATCCCTACCAGCGCCCGCCGCTCTCCAAGAAGTACCTGCTCGGCGAAGCGGACCTCTCCCGCCTGATGTTCCGCCCGGAAACCTGGTATCCCGACAACGACGTCGATATCCGCCTGTCGACGGAGGTGACGGCCATCGACCGCGCCGCCAGGACCGTGACGCTCAGCGACGGCTCCACCCTCGACTATGAATTCCTCGCACTTGCCACCGGCGCGACGCCCCGCCGCCTGCCGGCCGAGATCGGCGGCGACCTCGACGGCGTCTTCACCGTGCGCGACTACCGCGATGCCGACCGCCTCGGCCTCGAAATGCAGGAGGGGCGCCGGGCGCTGGTCGTCGGCGGCGGCTATATCGGCCTCGAAGCGGCGGCGGTCGCGCGGGGCAGGGGCCTTCATGTCACGGTCATCGAAATGGCCGACCGCATTCTCGCCCGTGTCGCATCCCCGGCGACGGCGACGATCCTGAAAGCCATCCACACGGCGCGCGGCGTCGATGTGCGCGAAAGGACCGGTCTCGTACGCCTTCTCGGCGAGAACGGCCGCGTCACCGGCGCGGAACTGACCGATGGCTTCGTGCTGCCGGTCGACATCGTCATCGCCGGTATAGGCGTTGCCGCCAACGACCGGCTTGCCCGCGATGCGGGGCTGGAGGTGGCGAACGGCATCGTCGTCGACGCCCATGCCCGCACGTCAGATCCGGCAATCTTCGCCATGGGCGACTGCGCGGTGCTGCCCTTCGAGGGCGGCCGCGTTCGGCTCGAATCCGTGCAGAACGCCGTCGACCAGGCCGAGGCGGCCGCAGCCGTCATCGCCGGCGGCGATGCGCCCTACGAGCCGAAACCCTGGTTCTGGTCCGACCAGTACGATGTGAAGCTGCAGATCGCCGGCTTCTGCATGGGCTTCGACGATACGTTCGTGCGCGCCGGCCAGCGCGAGGGCGCCGTTTCCGTCTGGTATTTCCGGCAAGGCCGCCTGATCGCCGTGGATGCCGTCAACGACGCCAAGGCCTATGTGGTCGGCAAGAAACTGATCGAGATGGGCCGAACGCCCGACCGCGCGGCGCTCGAAAATCCGGAAACGGACCTCAAGGCGCTGACGCTCTGA
- a CDS encoding glutathione binding-like protein, whose amino-acid sequence MSDLSHFPITRKWPARHPERLQLYSLATPNGVKVSILLEELGLPYEAHRIEFGPDGVKSADFISLNPNGRIPAIIDPNGPDGKPIGLFESGAILVYLAEKTGKLIPADAAGRYETLAWVMFQMSGVGPMFGQFGHFHKFAADKVANNSYPVERYRDEAKRLLSILEERLKDRTWIMGDEHTIADITTYPWIRGADLFYGGREALDYAGFPAVMAWLERCLARPAAQKGLEIPAKA is encoded by the coding sequence ATGAGCGATCTGTCCCACTTCCCCATCACCCGCAAATGGCCGGCCCGCCATCCCGAGCGCCTGCAGCTCTACTCCCTGGCCACGCCCAATGGCGTCAAGGTCTCCATCCTGCTGGAGGAGCTGGGCCTGCCCTATGAGGCGCATCGCATCGAATTCGGCCCCGACGGCGTGAAGTCTGCCGACTTCATCTCGCTCAACCCGAATGGCCGGATTCCCGCGATCATCGATCCGAACGGCCCGGACGGCAAGCCGATCGGCCTCTTCGAATCTGGCGCGATCCTCGTCTATCTCGCGGAAAAGACCGGCAAGCTGATCCCGGCCGATGCGGCCGGACGCTACGAGACGCTTGCCTGGGTGATGTTCCAGATGAGCGGCGTCGGCCCGATGTTCGGCCAGTTCGGCCATTTCCACAAATTCGCCGCCGACAAGGTCGCCAACAATTCCTATCCCGTGGAGCGCTACCGCGACGAGGCCAAGCGCCTCCTCTCGATCCTGGAAGAGCGCCTGAAGGATCGCACGTGGATCATGGGCGACGAGCACACCATCGCCGATATCACGACCTATCCCTGGATCCGCGGCGCGGATCTTTTCTATGGCGGCCGCGAGGCGCTGGATTATGCCGGCTTCCCCGCCGTCATGGCCTGGCTGGAGCGTTGCCTTGCCCGCCCGGCCGCGCAGAAGGGGCTGGAAATTCCGGCCAAGGCCTGA
- the hisG gene encoding ATP phosphoribosyltransferase: MTVTIGLPSKGRMKEDSSAVLARAGFAVAAVGNDRSYRGRVEGRDDIEIAFLSASEISREIAAGTVDFGVTGEDLVREGLAEADARVEFCARLGFGHADVVVAVPEIWLDVDTMADLGDVAADFRARHGRRLTIATKYWRLTQQFFSGNHGIQLYRIVESLGATEGAPASGSADIIVDITSTGSTLVANHLKILSDGVILKSEACLVRARKPEHEGNPVVAEIVERVRAVL; the protein is encoded by the coding sequence ATGACCGTCACCATCGGGCTTCCCTCCAAGGGCCGCATGAAGGAAGACAGCTCCGCCGTGCTCGCCCGCGCGGGCTTTGCCGTCGCCGCCGTCGGCAACGACCGTTCCTATCGCGGCCGCGTCGAAGGGCGCGACGATATCGAGATCGCCTTCCTTTCCGCCTCGGAAATCTCCCGCGAGATCGCCGCCGGCACCGTCGATTTCGGCGTGACGGGCGAAGACCTCGTGCGCGAAGGCCTGGCGGAAGCCGATGCCCGCGTCGAATTCTGCGCCCGCCTCGGCTTCGGCCATGCCGATGTCGTCGTCGCCGTGCCGGAAATCTGGCTCGACGTCGACACCATGGCCGATCTCGGCGACGTCGCTGCCGATTTCCGCGCCCGCCACGGCCGCCGGCTCACCATCGCCACGAAATACTGGCGCCTGACCCAGCAGTTCTTCTCCGGCAACCACGGCATCCAGCTCTACCGTATCGTCGAAAGCCTCGGCGCCACGGAAGGCGCCCCGGCCTCGGGGTCGGCCGACATCATCGTCGACATCACCTCGACGGGCTCGACGCTGGTCGCCAATCACCTGAAGATCCTGTCGGACGGCGTCATCCTGAAATCGGAAGCCTGCCTCGTGCGGGCGCGCAAGCCGGAGCACGAGGGCAATCCCGTCGTGGCCGAGATCGTCGAGCGGGTGCGCGCGGTCCTCTAG
- a CDS encoding ATP phosphoribosyltransferase regulatory subunit → MPLVNLPAFAPDLIADLESLGTERVDTPVIQPAEPFLDMAGEDLRRRIFMTESETGKSLCLRPEFTIPVCLRHIETATGTPKRYAYLGEVFRQRREGSNEFYQAGIEDLGEPDVARADARAVRDALSVLKNRLPGVDLSIMLGDQSVFEAVVAACGLPAGWQKRLVHAFGNQAQLQKLMADLSDPAPSGVFGPEVDRLAILGTLEDEGKLIAHIDATMEATGYSTNASRSPADIARRLREKMELANTRLDGRTLALLKEFLALELSLADAPRALAAFAEKAGLSLGPALARFESRVDALRAAGVDPAAIVYRAAFGRPLDYYTGLVFEIAPRGNALVLAGGGRFDRLLTLLGAQERIPAVGFSLWLDRIASVKGAAA, encoded by the coding sequence ATGCCGCTCGTCAACCTTCCGGCTTTCGCGCCCGACCTGATCGCCGATCTCGAAAGCCTTGGCACGGAGCGCGTCGATACGCCGGTCATCCAGCCGGCCGAGCCGTTCCTCGACATGGCGGGCGAGGACCTGCGCCGGCGCATCTTCATGACGGAGAGCGAGACGGGCAAGAGCCTGTGCCTGCGCCCCGAATTCACCATTCCCGTCTGCCTGCGCCACATCGAGACCGCGACCGGCACGCCGAAGCGCTATGCCTATCTCGGCGAGGTCTTCCGCCAGCGCCGCGAAGGCTCGAACGAGTTCTACCAGGCCGGCATCGAGGACCTTGGCGAGCCCGACGTCGCCCGCGCCGATGCCCGCGCCGTCCGCGACGCGCTGAGCGTTCTCAAAAACCGCCTGCCGGGCGTCGATCTGTCCATCATGCTCGGCGACCAGTCGGTCTTCGAAGCGGTGGTCGCCGCCTGCGGCCTGCCGGCCGGCTGGCAGAAGCGGCTGGTTCATGCCTTCGGCAACCAGGCGCAGCTGCAGAAGCTGATGGCCGATCTTTCCGATCCGGCGCCATCAGGCGTCTTCGGCCCGGAGGTCGACCGCCTCGCCATCCTCGGCACGCTGGAGGACGAGGGCAAGCTCATCGCCCATATCGACGCGACCATGGAAGCGACCGGCTATTCCACCAATGCCAGCCGCAGCCCGGCCGATATCGCCCGCCGCCTGCGCGAGAAGATGGAGCTTGCCAACACGCGCCTCGACGGCCGCACGCTCGCGCTGCTCAAGGAATTCCTCGCGCTGGAGCTCAGCCTTGCCGATGCGCCGCGGGCGCTGGCCGCCTTCGCGGAGAAGGCCGGCCTCTCGCTCGGTCCGGCGCTGGCGCGCTTCGAGAGCCGCGTCGATGCGCTGCGCGCCGCCGGCGTCGATCCCGCCGCCATCGTCTATCGCGCCGCGTTCGGCCGCCCGCTCGATTATTACACCGGCCTCGTCTTCGAGATCGCGCCCAGGGGCAATGCGCTGGTGCTGGCCGGCGGCGGCCGGTTCGACCGGCTGCTGACGCTGCTCGGGGCGCAGGAACGCATTCCGGCCGTCGGCTTCTCGCTCTGGCTCGACCGCATCGCCAGCGTAAAGGGAGCAGCCGCATGA
- the hisS gene encoding histidine--tRNA ligase: MSDKQKKPQKLKARLPRGFVDRDAADLRAVNEMTAKIREVYERYGFDPVETPLLEYTDALGKFLPDSDRPNEGVFSLQDEDEQWMSLRYDLTAPLARHVAENFNEIQLPYRTYRAGYVFRNEKPGPGRFRQFMQFDADTVGAAGVQADAEMCMMFADTMEALGIQRGDYVIRVNNRKVLDGVMEAIGLGGDDKAGARLTVLRAIDKLDKFGPEGVRLLLGSGRKDESGDFTKGAGLDDAQIEKVLFFVGIKDYAASAADLAKLVEGSARGSEGVEELNQIGHLVTSAGYGADRIKIDPSVVRGLEYYTGPVFEAELQFAVTNEKGEKVVFGSVGGGGRYDGLVSRFMGQPVPATGFSIGVSRLLTALKNLGKLGHTDVVAPVLVTVMDGDMDSMGRYQRFTQELRAAGIRAEMYQGNWKKFGNQLKYADRRNAPVAIIQGGDERAEGLVQVKDLIEGKRLSGEIEDNTSWREARVAQVSVPESELVARVREILDAQAEDRARQG, translated from the coding sequence ATGAGCGACAAGCAGAAAAAACCACAGAAGCTGAAAGCCCGCCTGCCGCGCGGCTTCGTCGACCGTGACGCCGCGGACCTCCGCGCCGTGAACGAGATGACGGCGAAGATCCGCGAGGTCTACGAACGCTACGGCTTCGATCCCGTGGAAACCCCGCTTCTGGAATATACCGACGCGCTCGGCAAGTTCCTGCCCGACAGCGACCGTCCGAACGAGGGCGTCTTCTCGCTGCAGGACGAGGATGAGCAGTGGATGAGCCTTCGCTACGACCTGACGGCGCCGCTCGCCCGCCATGTCGCGGAGAATTTCAACGAGATCCAGCTGCCCTACCGCACCTATCGCGCCGGCTACGTCTTCCGCAACGAGAAGCCCGGCCCGGGCCGCTTCCGCCAGTTCATGCAGTTCGACGCCGATACGGTCGGCGCGGCCGGCGTGCAGGCGGATGCCGAGATGTGCATGATGTTCGCCGACACGATGGAAGCCCTCGGCATCCAGCGCGGCGACTACGTCATCCGCGTCAACAACCGCAAGGTTCTCGACGGCGTGATGGAGGCGATCGGCCTCGGCGGCGACGACAAGGCGGGCGCACGCCTGACCGTGCTGCGCGCCATCGACAAGCTCGACAAGTTCGGTCCCGAGGGCGTCAGGCTGCTGCTCGGTTCCGGCCGCAAGGACGAATCCGGCGACTTCACCAAGGGCGCGGGCCTTGATGACGCACAGATCGAGAAGGTGCTCTTCTTCGTCGGCATCAAGGACTATGCGGCGAGCGCCGCCGACCTTGCGAAACTGGTCGAAGGCAGCGCGCGCGGCAGCGAGGGCGTCGAGGAACTGAACCAGATCGGTCACCTCGTCACCTCCGCCGGCTACGGCGCGGACCGCATCAAGATCGACCCGTCCGTCGTGCGCGGTCTCGAATATTACACCGGCCCGGTCTTCGAGGCCGAGCTGCAGTTCGCCGTCACCAACGAGAAGGGCGAGAAGGTCGTCTTCGGTTCGGTCGGCGGCGGCGGTCGCTATGACGGTCTCGTCTCGCGCTTCATGGGCCAGCCGGTGCCGGCCACGGGCTTTTCCATCGGCGTCTCGCGCCTGCTGACGGCGCTGAAGAACCTCGGCAAGCTCGGTCACACCGATGTCGTCGCGCCCGTGCTCGTCACGGTGATGGACGGCGACATGGACAGCATGGGCCGCTACCAGCGCTTCACACAGGAGCTTCGCGCCGCCGGCATCCGCGCCGAGATGTACCAGGGCAACTGGAAGAAGTTCGGCAACCAGCTCAAATATGCCGACCGCCGCAATGCGCCGGTCGCCATCATCCAGGGCGGCGACGAACGCGCCGAGGGCCTCGTGCAGGTCAAGGACCTGATCGAGGGCAAGCGCCTTTCCGGCGAGATCGAGGACAATACCTCCTGGCGCGAGGCGCGCGTGGCCCAGGTCTCCGTGCCGGAAAGCGAGCTGGTCGCCAGGGTCCGCGAAATTCTCGACGCACAGGCCGAAGACCGGGCGCGGCAGGGATAA
- a CDS encoding helix-turn-helix transcriptional regulator: MPDFVFTTGHDLVDQLRAYRQKVGLTQDDIAWKLGFAATTVSRWERGVAVPDLRATGAIVDFLRRADAQTERRLLASILASRESRNLWEGRDIRYLGGSQQEYRESPEMRAVIGMSIRGYLTGHYRACLEDQALVASLYAREVASIEIYGGPALSVTSIPTGHVQMKRLSFQSEMRGVIRGDTHSILIPEAQAPVASAVIVHSWDTLSRRP; this comes from the coding sequence TTGCCCGACTTCGTCTTCACGACCGGCCATGATCTCGTCGACCAGTTGCGCGCCTATCGCCAGAAGGTGGGGCTGACGCAGGACGACATCGCCTGGAAACTCGGCTTCGCAGCCACCACCGTGTCGCGCTGGGAGCGCGGCGTCGCCGTGCCCGACCTCAGGGCGACCGGCGCCATCGTGGATTTCCTGCGCCGCGCCGATGCGCAGACCGAGCGACGGCTTCTCGCCTCCATCCTCGCCTCGCGGGAAAGCCGCAATCTCTGGGAGGGGCGTGACATCCGCTATCTCGGCGGCTCGCAGCAGGAATATCGCGAGAGCCCGGAAATGCGCGCCGTCATCGGCATGAGCATCCGTGGCTACCTCACGGGCCACTACCGCGCCTGCCTGGAAGACCAGGCGCTGGTGGCGAGCCTTTATGCCCGCGAGGTCGCCAGCATCGAGATTTATGGCGGCCCGGCGCTTTCGGTGACCTCGATCCCGACGGGCCATGTGCAGATGAAGCGGCTTTCCTTCCAGTCGGAGATGCGCGGCGTCATCCGTGGCGACACGCATTCCATCCTCATCCCCGAGGCGCAGGCGCCCGTCGCCTCCGCCGTCATCGTGCACAGTTGGGATACGCTGTCGCGCCGGCCGTGA
- a CDS encoding DUF305 domain-containing protein has translation MNVKNVFLGAALTLATTLPAFAQEADHSAHQGMTMAEPAGDQSPSTKAFIDANTKMHAAMEIDFTGNADVDFVRGMIAHHQGAIDMAKVELEHGKDPAIRKLAEEVISAQTGEIKMMEEWLAKNAR, from the coding sequence ATGAACGTCAAAAACGTGTTTCTCGGCGCGGCCCTTACGCTCGCCACCACCCTGCCCGCCTTCGCCCAAGAGGCCGACCATTCCGCCCATCAGGGCATGACCATGGCCGAACCGGCAGGCGACCAGAGCCCTTCCACCAAGGCCTTCATCGACGCCAACACGAAAATGCACGCCGCCATGGAAATCGACTTCACCGGCAATGCCGACGTGGATTTCGTGCGCGGCATGATCGCCCACCACCAGGGGGCCATCGACATGGCGAAGGTGGAGCTTGAACACGGCAAGGATCCGGCGATCCGCAAGCTCGCCGAAGAAGTCATCAGCGCCCAGACGGGCGAGATCAAGATGATGGAAGAGTGGCTGGCGAAAAACGCCAGGTAA
- a CDS encoding DNA-3-methyladenine glycosylase I → MTERGLHVGEDGRMRCAWHGGLDDYRRYHDEEWGRPVTGDHRLFEKLSLEGFQSGLSWRTILAKREAFRAGFAGFDFDRVATFGDEDIARCLADTGIVRHRGKIVSTINNARRAQALRDEFGTLARYFWSFEPKPEERPARVDWETIVANPTTPTSVRLSKDLKKRGWTFVGPTTVYAFMQAMGLVNDHVEGCFCRAEVETRRNQLDRP, encoded by the coding sequence ATGACGGAACGCGGGCTGCACGTGGGGGAAGACGGACGGATGCGCTGCGCCTGGCATGGCGGGCTGGACGACTATCGCCGCTACCACGACGAGGAATGGGGGCGTCCCGTCACGGGCGATCACCGCCTGTTCGAGAAGCTGAGCCTGGAGGGGTTCCAGTCCGGCCTGTCCTGGCGCACCATCCTGGCCAAGCGCGAGGCCTTCCGCGCCGGCTTCGCCGGTTTCGATTTCGACCGGGTCGCGACCTTCGGCGACGAGGATATTGCCCGGTGCCTGGCCGACACGGGCATCGTGCGCCACCGAGGCAAGATCGTCTCGACCATCAACAATGCCCGCCGGGCGCAGGCGCTGCGCGACGAGTTCGGCACGCTCGCCCGCTACTTCTGGAGCTTCGAGCCGAAGCCGGAGGAGCGCCCGGCGCGGGTGGACTGGGAGACCATCGTCGCCAATCCCACCACGCCGACCTCGGTGCGCCTGTCGAAGGACCTGAAGAAGCGCGGCTGGACCTTCGTCGGCCCCACCACCGTCTACGCCTTCATGCAGGCCATGGGCCTCGTCAACGATCACGTGGAAGGTTGTTTCTGCCGCGCCGAAGTCGAAACCAGAAGAAATCAGCTCGACCGGCCATAA
- a CDS encoding L,D-transpeptidase: MLIRTLLAAAILATTTTAHAGDRYGSRPPIIVSPDLTAPWLMQLTGEGVQPAVTTRRIIQRQQVQQRRVIRREGAARVEQVAVTSRVQNPIRSKLDPMFLPQLVSFESQYKAGTIVIDTNNRFLYLVLGDGKARRYGVGVGKPGFEWAGAHKITRKAEWPGWTPPKEMIEREAAKGHYLPAYMDGGPENPLGSRAMYLGSTLYRIHGTNAPWTIGYAVSSGCIRMRNEDVVDLYERVNVGTKVIVI, encoded by the coding sequence ATGTTGATACGCACCCTTCTTGCAGCGGCCATCCTGGCCACCACGACCACCGCCCATGCCGGCGACCGCTATGGCAGCCGGCCGCCCATCATCGTCAGCCCCGACCTGACCGCGCCGTGGCTGATGCAGCTGACCGGCGAAGGCGTGCAGCCCGCCGTCACCACGCGCCGCATCATCCAGCGCCAGCAGGTGCAGCAGCGCCGCGTCATCCGCCGCGAGGGCGCCGCCCGCGTCGAGCAGGTGGCGGTGACGAGCCGCGTGCAGAACCCGATCCGCTCCAAGCTCGATCCGATGTTCCTGCCGCAGCTCGTTTCCTTTGAGAGCCAGTACAAGGCCGGCACCATCGTCATCGACACCAACAACCGCTTCCTCTACCTCGTGCTCGGCGACGGCAAGGCGCGGCGCTATGGCGTCGGCGTCGGCAAGCCGGGCTTCGAATGGGCGGGCGCGCACAAGATCACCCGCAAGGCCGAATGGCCCGGCTGGACGCCGCCCAAGGAGATGATCGAACGCGAGGCCGCCAAGGGCCATTACCTGCCGGCCTATATGGATGGCGGACCGGAAAACCCGCTCGGCTCGCGCGCCATGTATCTCGGCTCGACGCTCTACCGCATCCACGGCACGAACGCGCCCTGGACGATCGGCTACGCGGTCTCCTCCGGCTGCATCCGCATGCGCAACGAGGACGTCGTCGACCTCTACGAACGGGTGAATGTCGGCACCAAGGTCATCGTGATCTGA